From Cellulomonas chengniuliangii, the proteins below share one genomic window:
- the pstB gene encoding phosphate ABC transporter ATP-binding protein PstB: MAQRIEVKDLNIYYGSFRAVADVEMSIEPRSVTAFIGPSGCGKSTFLRTLNRMHEVVPGARVEGKVEVDGVDLYGRDIDPVAVRRQVGMVFQRPNPFPTMSIAGNVLAGVRLNNRRISKGDAEELVESSLRRANLWNEVKDRLDRPGAGLSGGQQQRLCIARAIAVSPQVLLMDEPCSALDPISTLAIEDLISELKAEYTIVIVTHNMQQAARVSDRTAFFNIAGTGEPGRLIELDDTATMFSSPRQKATEDYISGRFG, encoded by the coding sequence ATGGCACAGCGCATCGAGGTCAAGGACCTCAACATCTACTACGGCAGCTTCCGCGCTGTCGCGGACGTCGAGATGTCCATTGAGCCCCGCTCGGTGACGGCGTTCATCGGCCCGTCGGGCTGCGGCAAGTCGACGTTCCTGCGCACGCTCAACCGCATGCACGAGGTGGTGCCGGGCGCCCGCGTCGAGGGCAAGGTGGAGGTCGACGGCGTGGACCTGTATGGCCGCGACATCGACCCGGTGGCGGTGCGGCGGCAGGTCGGCATGGTGTTCCAGCGGCCCAACCCGTTCCCGACGATGTCGATCGCCGGGAACGTGCTCGCGGGCGTGCGGCTCAACAACCGCCGCATCTCCAAGGGCGACGCGGAGGAACTCGTCGAGTCCTCGCTGCGCCGGGCCAACCTGTGGAACGAGGTCAAGGACCGGCTCGACCGGCCCGGCGCCGGCCTGTCCGGCGGCCAGCAGCAGCGCCTGTGCATCGCGCGCGCCATCGCGGTCAGCCCGCAGGTGCTGCTCATGGACGAGCCCTGCTCGGCGCTCGACCCGATCTCGACCCTCGCGATCGAGGACCTCATCTCGGAGCTCAAGGCCGAGTACACGATCGTCATCGTGACCCACAACATGCAGCAGGCCGCCCGGGTCTCGGACCGCACGGCCTTCTTCAACATCGCGGGGACGGGGGAGCCGGGGCGGCTCATCGAGCTGGACGACACCGCCACGATGTTCTCCTCGCCTCGGCAGAAGGCGACTGAGGACTACATCTCGGGCCGCTTCGGCTGA
- the pstA gene encoding phosphate ABC transporter permease PstA: MSTTSAPAPTASSGGVSTRDLLRTVDKRRRRTDRIMRVLVAAAFVLAMAPLVSLVWTVAANGVERLSPYFLSHSMRGVFGGMDAGGIYHAIVGTVEITLFAALISVPVGILVAVYLVEYGRGALAKAVTFFVDVMTGIPSIVAGLFAYALFAVLMGPGVKMGAVGSVALSVLMIPVVVRSCEEMLRLVPDELREAALALGVPRWLMVVKVVLRTAVAGIGTGVMIAIARVIGETAPLLITVGVIDSINYNLFEGRMMTLPVYVYRQYSQGLAPCNDASVACIPDVAYLRAWAAALVLILIVMLLNLAGRLITRMFAPKLAR; the protein is encoded by the coding sequence ATGTCCACGACCTCCGCGCCGGCCCCCACCGCCTCGTCTGGCGGGGTGTCCACCCGCGACCTGCTGCGCACCGTCGACAAGCGCCGCCGCCGCACCGACCGGATCATGCGGGTGCTGGTCGCCGCCGCGTTCGTGCTGGCGATGGCCCCGCTCGTCTCGTTGGTCTGGACGGTGGCCGCGAACGGCGTCGAGCGGCTGAGCCCGTACTTCCTGTCGCACTCGATGCGCGGGGTGTTCGGCGGGATGGACGCCGGCGGGATCTACCACGCGATCGTCGGCACCGTGGAGATCACGTTGTTCGCGGCGCTGATCTCCGTGCCGGTGGGCATCCTCGTGGCCGTCTATCTGGTCGAGTACGGGAGGGGCGCCCTGGCCAAGGCCGTCACGTTCTTCGTGGACGTGATGACGGGCATCCCGTCCATCGTCGCGGGCTTGTTCGCGTACGCGCTGTTCGCGGTGCTGATGGGGCCGGGCGTCAAGATGGGCGCCGTCGGCTCGGTGGCGCTGTCGGTGCTGATGATCCCCGTGGTGGTGCGCTCCTGTGAGGAGATGCTCAGGCTGGTGCCGGACGAGCTGCGCGAGGCCGCCCTCGCGCTGGGCGTGCCGCGCTGGCTCATGGTGGTCAAGGTGGTGCTCCGCACGGCCGTGGCCGGCATCGGCACCGGCGTGATGATCGCGATCGCGCGCGTCATCGGCGAGACGGCGCCGTTGCTCATCACGGTGGGCGTCATCGACTCGATCAACTACAACCTCTTCGAGGGCCGCATGATGACGCTGCCGGTGTACGTCTACCGGCAGTACAGCCAGGGCCTGGCGCCGTGCAACGACGCGAGCGTGGCGTGCATCCCCGACGTGGCGTACCTGCGGGCGTGGGCTGCCGCGCTCGTCCTCATCCTCATCGTGATGCTGCTGAACCTGGCGGGCCGGCTCATCACCCGCATGTTCGCGCCGAAGCTGGCCCGCTGA
- a CDS encoding NADP-dependent oxidoreductase, translating into MSRVVVAQAYGGPEALAVVEAQESPPGPGEALVEVRAAGVNPADWKRYSGLWGTDPSRLPMRLGYEVAGVVLEAGPGVEQAVGDEVIAWPVAGGYAERLVVPARVLAPRPAGLSWAQSAGLLLSGAAAVHLLAATRVGPDDVVLVHGGSGGVGRLAVQLAALAGARVVATASPASHDDLRQLGAHPVAYGPGLLDRLEAITAQTGPFTAALDTVGEDEALDASVALVEDRSRIATIAGVARAAELGIATLGAGAGADPGNDIRDAARSRLARLADEGVLDVIVSRTYPLEDAGRAHSDSRGGHPRGKLVLIP; encoded by the coding sequence ATGAGTCGAGTCGTGGTGGCCCAGGCGTACGGCGGGCCGGAGGCCCTCGCGGTCGTCGAGGCGCAGGAATCCCCGCCCGGCCCTGGCGAGGCGCTGGTGGAGGTGCGGGCCGCCGGGGTCAACCCCGCCGACTGGAAGAGGTACTCCGGCCTCTGGGGCACGGACCCCTCCCGTCTGCCGATGCGACTGGGCTACGAGGTCGCGGGCGTCGTCCTGGAGGCCGGCCCCGGCGTCGAGCAGGCCGTCGGGGACGAGGTGATCGCCTGGCCAGTGGCGGGCGGCTACGCCGAACGGCTCGTCGTCCCCGCACGGGTCCTCGCGCCAAGGCCCGCCGGGCTCAGCTGGGCACAGTCCGCGGGGCTGCTGCTCTCGGGCGCCGCCGCCGTCCACCTGCTCGCCGCCACCCGGGTGGGACCCGACGACGTCGTGCTGGTGCACGGCGGGTCCGGCGGTGTGGGGCGGCTCGCGGTCCAGCTCGCGGCGCTCGCCGGGGCGCGGGTCGTGGCCACGGCCAGCCCTGCCTCCCACGACGACCTGCGCCAGCTGGGCGCCCATCCGGTGGCCTACGGTCCGGGACTGCTCGACCGCCTCGAGGCGATCACCGCGCAGACGGGCCCGTTCACCGCCGCCCTCGACACCGTGGGCGAGGACGAGGCCCTCGACGCGTCGGTCGCCCTCGTGGAGGACCGCAGCCGGATCGCGACGATCGCCGGCGTCGCCCGGGCCGCGGAGCTGGGCATCGCGACCCTGGGAGCCGGCGCGGGCGCAGACCCGGGGAACGACATCCGCGACGCCGCCCGCTCCCGGTTGGCCCGGCTCGCCGACGAGGGCGTGCTCGACGTCATCGTGAGCCGCACCTATCCACTCGAGGACGCCGGCCGCGCGCACTCGGACAGCCGCGGCGGTCATCCTCGGGGAAAGCTGGTGCTGATCCCCTAG
- a CDS encoding D-arabinono-1,4-lactone oxidase gives MSMGTEDHLWQNWARTESARPARVVSPRDPDELASVVRSRDGLRVRAVGAGHSFTGAAVTDGIQVRMDALSTVERVDPRPDGTAHVTVGAGIRLHTLNRVLAACGLGMRNLGDIDRQTIAGAISTGTHGTGARLGGLSAQVVGVRLVTADGEIVEASREHRPELFEVARLGLGSVGVLTAITLEAVPAFELRAVEAPLPLDEVLDRLDGPDGLVDGNDHFEFYWFPHTRRALTKANNRAQSDPGSRLHPVRGWVDDELLSNGVFAATNRLAAAAPSLTPRINRIASRALSARTYTAPSHEVFASPRRVRFREMEYAIPRERVRDVLDEIDAWTRASGDNIPFPLEVRFAAADDVWLSTAHGRDTAYIAAHQYLRLPYRRYFQAVERVMAQVDGRPHWGKLHWLDAARLAELYPRFDDVRAVRAKADPEGAFANAYTDRVLGAVR, from the coding sequence ATGAGCATGGGCACGGAGGACCACCTCTGGCAGAACTGGGCGCGCACCGAGTCGGCGAGGCCTGCCCGGGTGGTCAGCCCGCGGGACCCGGACGAGCTGGCATCCGTCGTCCGATCGCGGGACGGGCTACGCGTGCGGGCCGTGGGCGCCGGCCACTCGTTCACCGGCGCCGCCGTCACGGACGGCATCCAGGTGCGCATGGACGCGCTCAGCACGGTCGAGCGCGTCGACCCGCGGCCCGACGGCACGGCGCACGTGACCGTCGGCGCCGGCATCCGCCTGCACACCCTGAACCGGGTGCTCGCCGCGTGCGGCCTCGGGATGCGCAACCTCGGCGACATCGACCGGCAGACCATCGCCGGCGCCATCTCGACCGGCACCCACGGCACGGGCGCACGGCTCGGCGGCCTCAGCGCGCAGGTGGTCGGGGTGCGGCTGGTGACCGCCGACGGTGAGATCGTCGAGGCGTCCCGCGAGCACCGCCCCGAGCTCTTCGAGGTCGCGCGGCTGGGCCTGGGCAGCGTGGGCGTCCTGACGGCGATCACGCTCGAGGCCGTGCCCGCCTTCGAGCTGCGCGCCGTCGAGGCGCCGTTGCCCCTCGACGAGGTGCTCGACCGCCTGGACGGCCCCGACGGGCTCGTCGACGGCAACGACCACTTCGAGTTCTACTGGTTCCCGCACACTCGGCGGGCCCTGACCAAGGCCAACAACCGCGCGCAGTCCGACCCGGGGTCCCGCCTGCACCCCGTCCGCGGATGGGTCGACGACGAGCTGCTGTCGAACGGGGTGTTCGCTGCCACCAACCGGCTCGCCGCCGCGGCGCCGAGCCTCACTCCCCGCATCAACCGCATCGCCTCCCGCGCCCTGAGCGCCCGCACCTACACCGCTCCGTCGCACGAGGTGTTCGCCTCCCCCCGACGCGTCCGCTTCCGCGAGATGGAGTACGCGATCCCCCGGGAGCGGGTGCGCGACGTGCTCGACGAGATCGACGCGTGGACGCGTGCCTCGGGAGACAACATCCCGTTCCCGCTCGAGGTCCGCTTCGCCGCCGCCGACGATGTCTGGCTCTCGACGGCCCACGGCCGCGACACCGCGTACATCGCCGCCCACCAGTACCTGCGGCTCCCCTACCGGCGGTACTTCCAGGCGGTGGAGCGCGTCATGGCGCAGGTGGACGGCCGGCCGCACTGGGGCAAGCTGCACTGGCTCGACGCCGCACGCCTCGCCGAGCTCTACCCGCGGTTCGACGACGTCCGCGCGGTGCGCGCCAAGGCCGACCCGGAGGGCGCGTTCGCGAACGCCTACACCGACCGCGTCCTCGGCGCCGTGCGCTGA
- the pstC gene encoding phosphate ABC transporter permease subunit PstC, with protein MTGARKGLLSPRGLRRARTTDRGASRAFRWTATASAVLILVVLAAVALFLVLRAWPAIQADPAELSAKIAWFPADTSLLGFIGPLAFGTALVAALSLAMAAPVAVGIALFISHYAPRRLANALGYAVDLLAAIPSVVYGLWGVIVLAPWLAPAWTWLSDNLGWIPLFSGPASQPPRVILTVAVVLAVMILPIITAVVREVFLQTPRLNEEAALALGATRWEMIRTAVLPFARSGIASASMLGLGRALGETMAVLMILSPGTLYSLKLLVAGQQQTIAANIAAQFPEANPLGVSTLIATGLALFVITLAVNMTARAIVARGAQKGR; from the coding sequence ATGACCGGCGCCCGCAAGGGGCTCCTGAGCCCTCGCGGCCTCCGTCGTGCCCGCACCACCGACCGGGGCGCGTCCCGGGCCTTCCGGTGGACGGCGACGGCCTCCGCGGTGCTCATCCTCGTGGTGCTGGCCGCCGTCGCGCTGTTCCTGGTGCTGCGGGCGTGGCCGGCCATCCAGGCCGACCCGGCCGAGCTCTCGGCCAAGATCGCGTGGTTCCCGGCCGACACGTCGCTGCTGGGCTTCATCGGGCCGCTGGCGTTCGGCACGGCCCTCGTCGCCGCCCTGTCGCTCGCCATGGCCGCCCCGGTCGCGGTGGGCATCGCGCTGTTCATCTCGCACTACGCGCCGCGCCGGCTCGCGAACGCCCTCGGCTACGCCGTCGACCTGCTCGCCGCGATCCCCTCGGTGGTCTACGGGCTGTGGGGCGTCATCGTGCTGGCGCCGTGGCTCGCGCCGGCGTGGACGTGGCTCAGCGACAACCTCGGCTGGATCCCGCTGTTCTCCGGCCCGGCCTCGCAGCCTCCGCGCGTCATCCTCACGGTGGCCGTGGTGCTCGCGGTGATGATCCTGCCGATCATCACCGCCGTGGTCCGGGAGGTCTTCCTGCAGACCCCGCGGCTCAACGAGGAGGCCGCCCTCGCCCTCGGGGCCACCCGCTGGGAGATGATCCGCACCGCGGTGTTGCCGTTCGCGCGCTCCGGCATCGCCTCGGCGTCGATGCTCGGCCTGGGCCGGGCGCTCGGCGAGACGATGGCGGTGCTCATGATCCTCTCGCCCGGGACCCTCTACTCGCTCAAGCTCCTGGTCGCCGGCCAGCAGCAGACCATCGCCGCGAACATCGCCGCGCAGTTCCCGGAGGCGAACCCGCTGGGCGTCTCCACGCTCATCGCCACGGGCCTGGCCCTGTTCGTCATCACCCTCGCCGTGAACATGACCGCCCGGGCCATCGTCGCGCGCGGCGCCCAGAAGGGACGCTGA
- a CDS encoding CarD family transcriptional regulator: protein MTFTVGETVVYPHHGAALIEEIKTRTIRGEDKLYLKLKVAQGDLTIEVPAENVDLVGVRDVVGQEGLDRVFEVLRAPYTEEPTNWSRRYKANLEKLASGDVIKVAEVVRDLSRRDADRGLSAGEKRMLAKARQILVSELALAEHTEEEKAEAILDEVLAS, encoded by the coding sequence ATGACTTTCACTGTTGGGGAGACCGTTGTCTACCCGCACCACGGTGCAGCGCTGATCGAAGAGATCAAGACGAGGACCATCCGCGGCGAGGACAAGCTCTACCTCAAGCTCAAGGTCGCCCAGGGTGACCTCACGATCGAGGTCCCGGCTGAGAATGTGGACCTCGTGGGGGTGCGTGACGTGGTCGGCCAAGAGGGCCTGGACCGCGTATTCGAGGTGCTTCGTGCGCCTTACACCGAAGAGCCGACGAATTGGTCGCGCCGTTACAAGGCCAATCTTGAGAAGCTCGCCTCAGGCGATGTCATCAAGGTCGCCGAGGTTGTGCGCGACCTTTCTCGGCGGGATGCCGACCGCGGCCTCTCGGCCGGTGAGAAGCGGATGCTCGCCAAGGCCCGGCAGATTCTCGTCTCGGAGCTCGCGCTGGCTGAGCACACCGAAGAGGAGAAGGCCGAGGCGATCCTCGACGAGGTCCTCGCGTCGTAA
- the ispD gene encoding 2-C-methyl-D-erythritol 4-phosphate cytidylyltransferase, whose amino-acid sequence MSVAVIVTAAGSGSRLGHALPKALVPLGGIPLVVHAVRAMVEGAAASVLPAERLDRVVVTAPPDRLQDFRDALDEAGLVAHGAEARVEVVPGAGTRQGSVDAGLATLPPEVDVVLVHDAARALVPPDVVRAVLAAVRAGHRAVVPALAVTDTIKRVTASGADGKEGWPVVETVPREQLRAVQTPQGFSRGLLARAHDAGRLRAHDEAAAVSDDAGLVEALGEPVWVVPGHADAVKITTPWDLAVAELLLAGRGPTALSQPNQPSQPSQPQDGTR is encoded by the coding sequence GTGAGCGTCGCGGTCATCGTCACCGCCGCGGGCAGCGGAAGCAGGCTCGGGCACGCGCTGCCCAAGGCGCTCGTGCCGCTCGGCGGGATACCGCTGGTCGTCCACGCCGTGCGGGCCATGGTGGAGGGGGCCGCGGCCTCGGTGCTGCCTGCCGAGCGGCTCGACCGGGTGGTCGTGACCGCTCCGCCTGACCGCCTCCAGGACTTCCGCGACGCGCTCGACGAGGCAGGGCTCGTCGCGCACGGGGCCGAGGCCCGGGTGGAGGTGGTTCCCGGGGCCGGCACCCGCCAGGGCTCGGTGGACGCCGGGCTGGCCACGCTGCCGCCCGAGGTCGACGTGGTGCTCGTCCACGACGCGGCCCGCGCGCTCGTCCCCCCGGACGTGGTGCGCGCGGTGCTCGCCGCGGTCCGCGCCGGGCACCGCGCGGTGGTCCCCGCACTGGCGGTCACGGACACGATCAAGCGTGTCACGGCGTCCGGCGCGGACGGCAAGGAGGGTTGGCCGGTGGTGGAGACTGTGCCGCGCGAGCAGTTGCGCGCCGTGCAGACCCCCCAGGGGTTCAGCCGCGGGCTGCTGGCGCGCGCCCACGACGCGGGACGCCTGCGGGCGCACGACGAGGCGGCGGCCGTCTCCGACGACGCCGGGCTGGTCGAGGCCCTCGGAGAACCCGTGTGGGTTGTCCCCGGGCACGCCGACGCCGTCAAGATCACCACGCCGTGGGACCTGGCCGTCGCCGAACTCCTGCTCGCCGGGCGGGGACCGACCGCCCTGAGCCAGCCAAACCAGCCAAGCCAGCCAAGCCAGCCACAGGACGGAACCCGATGA
- a CDS encoding TetR/AcrR family transcriptional regulator produces the protein MNRLPVAERREQLIEAALAVASRAGIDAATVRAVAAEAGVSLGVVHYCFQDKDELLRAVAAAITAQNLAMSQAAIPPDADLATVLELAVEGLWRGIRDNRGAQLLSYELTTTSLRHSELNQVASDQYRGTWGAVELFLERIEHGAQVSWSVPRSSLARTLVATVDGYALAWLVDGDEEAAIDGLHRFARYLATQTAQFAPAVEEQPLATPPATVQPVDGPVLPGVVEPVSTPA, from the coding sequence ATGAATCGCTTGCCAGTCGCCGAGAGGCGCGAACAACTCATCGAGGCCGCCCTGGCCGTGGCCAGCAGGGCTGGGATCGACGCAGCCACCGTGCGAGCCGTCGCCGCCGAGGCGGGCGTCTCGCTGGGCGTGGTCCACTACTGCTTCCAGGACAAGGACGAGCTGCTGCGCGCAGTGGCCGCCGCCATCACCGCGCAGAACCTCGCGATGTCGCAGGCCGCGATCCCTCCGGACGCGGACCTGGCCACGGTGCTCGAGCTCGCAGTCGAGGGCCTGTGGCGCGGCATCCGGGACAACCGCGGGGCCCAGCTCCTCAGCTACGAGCTCACCACCACGTCCCTGCGCCACTCCGAGCTCAACCAGGTGGCCAGCGACCAGTACCGCGGCACCTGGGGCGCCGTCGAGTTGTTCCTCGAGCGCATCGAGCATGGGGCCCAGGTGAGCTGGTCGGTTCCCCGGTCGAGCCTCGCGCGCACCCTCGTCGCCACCGTGGACGGCTACGCCCTCGCGTGGCTCGTCGACGGTGACGAGGAGGCCGCGATCGACGGACTGCACCGCTTCGCGCGCTACCTCGCCACCCAGACGGCGCAGTTCGCCCCGGCGGTCGAGGAGCAGCCGCTCGCGACGCCCCCTGCCACCGTCCAGCCCGTCGACGGTCCGGTGCTACCCGGGGTCGTGGAGCCCGTGAGCACTCCCGCGTGA
- the ispF gene encoding 2-C-methyl-D-erythritol 2,4-cyclodiphosphate synthase, whose protein sequence is MSAPDLPMPLPRTGVGVDVHAYAESPEPGAVLHLAGLAWPGERPLEGHSDADVAAHAAADALLSAAGIGDLGSNFGTSAPEWRGAAGTALLSEAARRVRDAGFVIGNVAVQVIGNKPRLGPRRDEAVAALSRAAGAPVSVSATTTDGLGLTGRGEGVAAIATALVVAVARPTGAQAD, encoded by the coding sequence ATGAGCGCGCCCGACCTCCCGATGCCCCTGCCCCGGACCGGTGTCGGCGTCGACGTGCACGCGTACGCCGAGTCGCCCGAGCCCGGGGCCGTGCTGCACCTGGCTGGGCTGGCCTGGCCCGGGGAGCGGCCGCTCGAGGGGCACTCGGATGCTGATGTGGCGGCCCACGCAGCCGCCGACGCGCTGCTGTCCGCCGCCGGGATCGGCGACCTGGGCAGCAACTTCGGCACGTCGGCGCCGGAGTGGCGGGGCGCGGCGGGCACGGCGCTGCTCTCGGAGGCGGCGCGACGGGTCCGCGACGCCGGCTTCGTGATCGGCAACGTCGCCGTCCAGGTCATCGGGAACAAGCCGCGACTGGGACCTCGCCGCGACGAGGCGGTCGCGGCGCTGTCCCGCGCCGCCGGGGCCCCGGTGAGCGTGTCGGCCACCACGACCGACGGGCTGGGGCTGACGGGCCGGGGCGAGGGGGTCGCCGCGATCGCGACCGCCCTGGTGGTCGCGGTCGCGCGCCCTACCGGCGCTCAGGCGGACTGA